The following proteins are co-located in the Microbulbifer sp. VAAF005 genome:
- a CDS encoding excalibur calcium-binding domain-containing protein, with amino-acid sequence MNKTAIRIIAGAKRLTVFFCIFFVVISSASAKQSWRGLVVEPEDRCSPYNKKAQYPYSQTVEDEVVQNMGGNIYGPYTGRYFVSDTETDIEHIVAASEGHDSGLCSASAEKRAQFASDPLNLTLAAPEINRCGANGKCGLDAAEWMPERNKCWFANRIVEIKVKYNLSVNRSEAEALEKVLDSCKSFEMIFFPRSDHREIEASITNQGSVLAMYDDNDNGRITCAEARAHGLASVTREHPAYKFMNDRDGDGVVCE; translated from the coding sequence ATGAATAAAACAGCAATACGAATAATAGCGGGCGCAAAACGTCTTACAGTATTTTTTTGTATTTTCTTTGTTGTTATTTCTTCAGCTTCAGCAAAACAAAGCTGGCGAGGGCTCGTGGTTGAGCCGGAAGACCGGTGTTCTCCATATAACAAGAAAGCTCAATACCCCTACTCACAAACTGTTGAGGATGAAGTCGTACAAAATATGGGAGGGAATATTTACGGGCCATATACCGGTCGATATTTTGTTTCTGATACTGAAACAGATATAGAGCACATTGTTGCAGCTTCAGAGGGCCATGACAGTGGATTATGTTCAGCGTCGGCAGAGAAAAGAGCGCAGTTCGCTTCGGACCCTCTGAATCTTACTTTGGCCGCTCCTGAAATAAATCGGTGTGGAGCCAATGGAAAATGCGGGCTAGACGCTGCAGAATGGATGCCAGAAAGGAATAAATGTTGGTTTGCAAACCGGATCGTTGAGATTAAGGTCAAATATAATCTAAGTGTCAATCGAAGTGAAGCTGAAGCTTTAGAGAAGGTACTAGATAGTTGTAAAAGCTTTGAAATGATCTTCTTTCCCAGATCAGATCATCGTGAGATCGAAGCATCAATAACAAACCAAGGGAGTGTACTCGCGATGTATGACGATAATGACAATGGCCGAATCACTTGTGCGGAGGCGCGTGCTCATGGCCTAGCTTCGGTAACGCGAGAACATCCCGCCTATAAGTTTATGAATGATAGAGATGGTGATGGCGTCGTGTGTGAGTAA
- a CDS encoding DUF1643 domain-containing protein, with protein MGATLSECHKYRYILSRKVDDFGGNVFAYFGVNPSTADETIDDQTVKKWIGFTAKNSGSRFVVGNVFAYRATEVNELASTEDPVGLIMAT; from the coding sequence ATGGGGGCTACATTAAGTGAGTGCCATAAATATCGGTACATTCTTTCACGTAAAGTAGATGATTTTGGTGGAAATGTATTCGCTTATTTTGGAGTGAACCCATCTACAGCGGATGAAACCATTGATGACCAAACGGTAAAAAAATGGATTGGTTTCACGGCCAAAAATTCCGGTTCTCGTTTTGTCGTGGGTAACGTATTCGCGTATCGTGCAACTGAAGTTAACGAGCTAGCTAGCACTGAAGATCCGGTTGGCCTGATAATGGCTACCTAG